GGCTTTTTGCGGACAAAAATGCGCGGGCACAATGTTGCATTGGCAGGATTAGGATCGTTGCTGTTTTTCTTCTGAAGGTCCTGCGCAACATCCGGCCGTGGATTCCGGGCGGGTATGGTTGTTATCGATGCTAACGCCGGTCCAAAAAATAGTATCTATTTCTTCAATCCCAGAAAATGCTCCCGCTCAACATCCATAAGCCGTATGCGCAGAAGCTCTTCGTTGATTGGCTTGAGAATGTAGCCTTCAGCCCCGCACTCGATTGCCTTTTTGACATTGTCCAGTTTCGATTCTGCGGTAAGCATGATCACCGGGATATCTCGTGTATGCATGTCACATTTAAGGTGTTGCAGGAGTTCCAGGCCGTTCATATCGGGCATGTGCCAATCGAGCAGAATACAGTCGGGTGAAAGGACTGGGATTTTTTCAAGTGCTTCCTGCGCATTATCGGCAAAGTGGATGTCCTCATAATGCAAGAAGGTGAGGATATCTTCCATAAGCGCCTGAAGGGAGTAGCAATCATCGACAACTAAAATTTTCATAGCGAGTTGTACCTTTAATAGTGTCCTGTTGAGTCGATTATTTGCAAAGCACCCTCATTATACAAAAAAAATGGTGAAAATAAAAGGTGGTACCACTTAAATTCAATAAAAACAAATAGTTAGTGTGGGTAAATTTTAAGAGGGTGCTTTGTGAGAATGCAAAAATCTATCGATATTTAGATAAAAAGTCCGGCAGAGGAAAGTATCAGTCCGCCCACTCAGGATGCCCGTTTTTTTTGTATCAGTCGGTTCAACATCGAATTGAGATCATCGATATTATAGGGTTTTGAAACAACCCCGCTGAATCCGTAATTTTCCGGATTTGCCATTACCGGATCGTCGGAGTAGCCGCTGGATACAACTGCCGTGACGGTCGGGTCTATGGACTGCAGATGTTTGATGGTCTCTCGCCCGCCCATCCCTCCGGGGACAGTGAGGTCGAGTATGACGATATCGAAGGGGGCGCCGGAATCCATACCGTTTTGATAGAGCTTAATTGCGGTTTCACCCCGCTCGGCGGTAACCACAAGATACCCGCTGTCGGTAAGTATTTCTTCACCAACGATTTTCACAATTTCATCATCATCCATAAGCAGTACTCTGCCTTTGCCTTCAGTTTTAGTTTCCCCAGGGATCGATTTTTTACCGCTCGCTTCCTGGACTGCCGGGAGATAGATATAGAATGTGGTACCTTTTCCCAGGGTTGATGCTGCGGTAATGAGTCCTTCATGTTTTGAGATAATCGAATAGGAAACGGCAAGGCCAAGGCCGCTACCCTCCTGTTTGGTGGAAAAATAGGGATCGAATATTTTTTCGATATTTTCTTTTTTGATGCCGATACCGTGATCCTGCACCCATGCTTTTATATAATTTCCTTCCTTAAGTGGGAGCCGGGTATCGGGGCCGATTCTGATATTCTCCGCACCGATTTTTATCGCCCCACCCTCAGGCATAGCTTGTGCCGCATTGATGACCAGATTGTTAAACACCTGACTGATTTGACTGACATCCATGTTACACCGCCATAGTCCGTCGGCTATTCTGAACTCACATCCCACATTCGAGCCATGGAGTCCGAATTCCGCTGTTTCCTTGAGTATGTCGGTAATGGAAGCGGTTTTTTTGATCGGGTCTCCGCCTTTTGAAAAAGTCAGGAGCTGTCTGGAAAGGGAAACCGCCCGATCGGAAGCTTTCTCGATTCCTTCCAGAAATCCTTTAATATCCTCTCCCTTGAGGAGTTTTTTGTGAGCAAGCTGGACATTTCCGTATATTCCTGTAAGGATATTATTAAAATCGTGCCCTATGCCCCCGGCCAGAATTCCCAGGGATTCCAATATCTGTGCCTTTTGAAGCTCCTTTTCCATCTCCTTTTTATCCGTGATATTGATCGCCCCGATCCGTACTCCGACCACTCTGTTTCGCCGTTTCATTGCAGATGCATTAATAAGCATAGTCAATTCGGAACCATCTTTACAGATTACACGGTATTCGGCGGCCTGAAAACTCTTTCCTTCAATTACCCGCTTGAAATAATCGTCAACACGCTCATGTTCCTCAGGATGAATAACAGTGTTGAGCATTATTCCCGTCTGGAAATCATCTTCGGTATAGCCCATCAGCTCAAAGCCGAGTTTGTTGATATAGGTAAGACGTTTACCGAGGTCAAATTCACAGATCACCGTGGGAAGAAGGTCGGCTGTTTCCCGGAACCGCCGTTCGCTCTCTTTGAGCGCGCGTTCGGTCCGCTTACGATGGGTTATGTCACGAAGGGAACCGATTGTTCCGCAAAATTCCCGTTTTCTGGTTTTGGGATTTTCCGCATAGTACCCCGATGAACTCACCAAACTGAAAACAACCAGTTCATCGGTTTCCAGCCCCAGAATATTATTCGTAAGAACCCGGACTTCCAGGTCCCTGGTTTTTCTTTCTCCCGACCGGCGTTCATCAAAAAGTTTGGGCGACTTGTCATCACCGGTAATTCTGCCTTTACATTTAGGAAGAACGGTGTTCCTGCTTACAGAATCGAGATCATTGGGATGGAGAATGCTGCTGAAATGCTTTCCGATAAGTGATTCCGGTTCAAATCCGAGTTGACGGACCGAATCATTGAGAAATGAAAACTGACCGTTCTTATCGATTATATAAACAATATCGGGAATGGTTTGAACCAGCGTTTCATATTGCTGTTCGGTCCGATTAAGCTCCGCTTTGATTGCGGCATACGCGCTGTTTTCTTTTTCGAGCTGCGTAATCCGCGCGTGGAGTGTATCATTAGAATCGGGCGGAATCGGGTGCTCATTCATTGAACATTCTCCTTGACGATACCTGGTACACATGAATTCATTTAATGAAATATATATCTAATATAAGAAAGATAATTTGATGTCACAATATCAAAAATTGAAAATCCAAAATTAAATGATTTTAAATACCATTAAATATATTACCAGGAGGAACCGAAGAGTTTTTGCTTAGAATAGAAAACAGCCCGCAATTTTTCTAAAAACATCTCTGAATATCGGTAGGGGAAAGGAATATACATGATTTATATTTAAGATTAGCAGGGTAATAGTATAAAGGAAGCGATCTAAGCGCTTAAGAATTCCAAATAATGCAGATTATCTTCCAAAGCCTTCATTAGCCAAGGATTACAGTACACTTTGAATTTTCTTTCCAGATAATTCTACGTAGCAGGAAAAGGATACAATTACAAGCGTGACCCTGAGGGCAATTATAATTGGTTTTTTCTTTGCCGGTGTAATTTCTTCGTTTACTTATTTTAACGATCATGTTATTCGCCAGACCTATTTAATTGGTAATCACTTTCCGGTGATAGTGTTTGGCGGATTAACGCTTCTGGTTTTGTTCGTAAATCCGCTTCTCCGGCTGATTAAGATAACAAAAGTACTCTCTTCCCGCGAAATGCTGGTAATAATTGCTCTGGGATTAGTTGTATGCGGATGGCCCGGATCGGGCTTTTTTCGCTATTTCGCTCCGGTCGTTTCCCAACCTCAAACTATGTACCAGTCGAAAACGGCCTGGAAAGCGGCAAATGTGATATCCTACGTGCCCGGGGTTGATCCGCAACTGGGTGAAGGCCATATCAAAAACTGGGACAGATTTATTAAAGATCTACAGAAAAGTGATGAAGGTCCTTTGTATGTCCTGAAAAAAGCTTTTCCCGAAAACGTTGAAAGTGTTATAAAAGAAGCTATAATAAGGGGGAGGGTCGAATCGACCGAACGCCAGGTGGTACTCAGGAGTATCAATGAGCTTCTCCTCGAAAAGGATTTAATATCAACAATCGTGGCAAAATCATCCTCAATCGATTCTCTGGGCAGGTTTGCAATACCTCCACCGGACAGCGCAACAAAGCGGGAAATCAAATGGTTCAGCCGGCATGCGCTTCAGCGGGCATTGCCCCAATACATATCTCCTGCGCCGAAAGG
The genomic region above belongs to Chitinivibrionales bacterium and contains:
- a CDS encoding response regulator, whose product is MKILVVDDCYSLQALMEDILTFLHYEDIHFADNAQEALEKIPVLSPDCILLDWHMPDMNGLELLQHLKCDMHTRDIPVIMLTAESKLDNVKKAIECGAEGYILKPINEELLRIRLMDVEREHFLGLKK
- a CDS encoding PAS domain S-box protein is translated as MCTRYRQGECSMNEHPIPPDSNDTLHARITQLEKENSAYAAIKAELNRTEQQYETLVQTIPDIVYIIDKNGQFSFLNDSVRQLGFEPESLIGKHFSSILHPNDLDSVSRNTVLPKCKGRITGDDKSPKLFDERRSGERKTRDLEVRVLTNNILGLETDELVVFSLVSSSGYYAENPKTRKREFCGTIGSLRDITHRKRTERALKESERRFRETADLLPTVICEFDLGKRLTYINKLGFELMGYTEDDFQTGIMLNTVIHPEEHERVDDYFKRVIEGKSFQAAEYRVICKDGSELTMLINASAMKRRNRVVGVRIGAINITDKKEMEKELQKAQILESLGILAGGIGHDFNNILTGIYGNVQLAHKKLLKGEDIKGFLEGIEKASDRAVSLSRQLLTFSKGGDPIKKTASITDILKETAEFGLHGSNVGCEFRIADGLWRCNMDVSQISQVFNNLVINAAQAMPEGGAIKIGAENIRIGPDTRLPLKEGNYIKAWVQDHGIGIKKENIEKIFDPYFSTKQEGSGLGLAVSYSIISKHEGLITAASTLGKGTTFYIYLPAVQEASGKKSIPGETKTEGKGRVLLMDDDEIVKIVGEEILTDSGYLVVTAERGETAIKLYQNGMDSGAPFDIVILDLTVPGGMGGRETIKHLQSIDPTVTAVVSSGYSDDPVMANPENYGFSGVVSKPYNIDDLNSMLNRLIQKKRAS